One genomic region from Spirosoma sp. KCTC 42546 encodes:
- a CDS encoding alpha-L-fucosidase, with amino-acid sequence MLKSFFIPLALCLLTGLAGFAQPTSPQPVGPLPSENQLRWQKMEYYAFIHFSINTYTDMAWGLGNEDPKLFNPTKLDCRQWARICKEAGMKGIIFTAKHHSGFCLWPSKYTDYSVKNIPWRNGKADIVRELADACKEYGLKFGVYLSPWDRNHADYGKPEYITYFRNQLTELLTNYGDIFEVWFDGANGGSGYYGGANETRKIDSKTYYDWPNTYKLVRKLQPKIVIWNDGGDRADLRWVGTEAGYVGETNWSLLNATGDVPEEQLRHGVENGNAWVPGEVNTSIRPEWFYHEREDRKVKTLPQLMDIYYNSIGRNATLLLNFPIMPNGLIHEKDEKAVQAFAKATKEAFALNVAKNASVTASQTRGKSSAYDASKAIDADKESYWATDDAVRNASLTLKFAKPTAFNRFLVQEPIRLGQRVKSFTVEALVDGSWKEIAKETTIGYKRILRFPTVDATQLRLTILDAKGCPLISNLEVYKAPLILTPPVITRDQAGAIHLKPGDTESELYYTLDGSSPTATATKYTAPVKTSNGKVDLKAIAYNPFTKQSSIASEEKFDIARTNWKIVSTDAKSAYQVLDGNPATSWHQSKGQPMPADLLIDLGKEENLTGFRYLPAQNWWEEASIITHYQFEVSADNTNWKRVSEGEFSNIKNSPVWQIKTFEPTKARYIKLRALKTTQDGSVPGYAEIDIITQ; translated from the coding sequence ATGCTTAAATCGTTTTTCATTCCGCTAGCGCTTTGTTTGCTGACAGGTCTTGCCGGATTTGCGCAGCCAACATCTCCTCAACCCGTTGGCCCGCTGCCCAGCGAAAACCAGTTGCGCTGGCAGAAAATGGAATACTATGCCTTCATCCATTTTTCGATCAACACCTATACAGATATGGCCTGGGGCCTGGGTAACGAAGACCCGAAGCTGTTTAACCCCACTAAACTGGATTGCCGACAATGGGCGCGGATCTGTAAAGAGGCTGGTATGAAAGGCATCATTTTTACCGCCAAACACCACAGTGGATTCTGCCTCTGGCCGTCGAAATACACCGACTACTCCGTGAAAAATATTCCTTGGCGCAATGGAAAAGCCGATATTGTGCGGGAACTGGCCGATGCCTGCAAAGAATATGGGTTGAAGTTCGGCGTGTATCTCTCGCCCTGGGATCGGAACCATGCCGACTACGGAAAACCCGAATACATTACCTATTTCCGCAATCAGTTGACAGAACTGCTGACCAACTACGGCGACATTTTTGAAGTCTGGTTCGATGGGGCCAACGGCGGGTCAGGTTATTATGGCGGGGCTAACGAAACCCGTAAAATTGATTCGAAAACGTATTACGACTGGCCGAACACGTACAAACTCGTGCGGAAGCTCCAGCCCAAGATCGTCATCTGGAACGACGGTGGGGACCGGGCTGACCTGCGCTGGGTGGGAACTGAAGCCGGATATGTGGGCGAAACCAACTGGAGTCTGTTGAATGCAACCGGCGATGTGCCCGAAGAACAATTGCGCCACGGCGTAGAAAACGGCAATGCCTGGGTACCGGGCGAAGTAAACACCTCCATTCGACCTGAGTGGTTTTACCACGAGCGCGAAGATAGAAAGGTAAAAACGTTACCCCAATTGATGGACATTTATTACAATTCCATCGGTCGAAACGCGACGTTACTGCTCAATTTTCCGATCATGCCCAACGGCCTGATTCATGAAAAAGACGAAAAAGCCGTGCAGGCATTTGCCAAAGCGACAAAAGAAGCTTTTGCCTTGAATGTGGCTAAGAATGCTAGTGTTACGGCCTCGCAGACAAGGGGGAAAAGCTCGGCCTACGACGCCAGCAAAGCCATTGATGCCGACAAAGAAAGCTATTGGGCTACAGATGATGCCGTTCGTAATGCATCGTTGACGCTGAAATTTGCCAAACCCACCGCTTTTAATCGGTTTCTGGTGCAGGAGCCCATCCGCCTGGGGCAACGGGTCAAATCGTTTACTGTAGAAGCTTTGGTCGATGGTAGCTGGAAAGAAATTGCCAAAGAAACGACCATCGGCTATAAACGCATTCTTCGATTTCCGACCGTTGACGCCACGCAACTGCGCCTGACGATTCTGGACGCCAAAGGCTGCCCCTTAATTTCAAACCTCGAAGTCTATAAAGCCCCACTGATTCTAACGCCCCCCGTCATCACCCGCGACCAGGCCGGGGCTATTCACCTCAAACCCGGTGATACCGAATCGGAGTTGTATTATACCCTCGACGGAAGCTCGCCCACCGCAACCGCTACCAAATACACAGCTCCCGTAAAAACCAGCAACGGTAAAGTTGACCTAAAGGCGATTGCTTATAATCCGTTCACGAAACAAAGCAGCATCGCCAGCGAAGAAAAGTTTGACATAGCCCGCACGAACTGGAAAATCGTAAGTACAGACGCCAAATCGGCCTATCAGGTTTTAGATGGAAATCCGGCGACCTCATGGCACCAAAGCAAGGGCCAACCGATGCCTGCCGACTTACTCATTGATCTGGGTAAAGAAGAAAATCTGACGGGTTTCCGGTATTTGCCTGCTCAAAACTGGTGGGAAGAGGCCAGCATCATCACCCACTACCAATTTGAGGTATCCGCCGATAATACCAACTGGAAACGGGTCAGTGAAGGTGAGTTTTCGAACATCAAGAACAGCCCAGTTTGGCAAATCAAAACCTTTGAACCCACCAAAGCCCGATACATCAAATTACGTGCCCTGAAAACTACGCAGGATGGCTCGGTACCGGGCTATGCGGAGATCGACATTATCACTCAGTAA
- a CDS encoding glycoside hydrolase 43 family protein: MKTMLSRYGLLVLLLIQFSAIAQTAHNPILFADVPDMAMIRVGNTYYMSSTTMHLSPGLPIMKSNDLVNWQMVGYAYDTLASVDALNLTNGKSTYGRGSWASSLRYHNGTYYVTTFAQTTGKTYIYTTKNIEKGPWKATSFSPSYHDHSLFFDDDGRVYLIYGAGKLKLVELAADASGVKPGTTEQVIIENASTPSGTGGGLPAEGSQLFKVNGKYYLFNITWPKGGMRTVVIHRADKITGPWEGKIGLQDLGVAQGGLIDTPDGKWYSYLFRDFGGVGRIPYLVPVRWEDGWPVLGDNGKVPQTLNLPASKGLIPGIVNADEFARKKGEPALPLVWQWNHNPDNSLWSVSERKGYLRLKTGRTDTSFVMARNTLTQRTIGPECSGSTMLDVSNLKEGDFAGLSLLQKNYGLVGVKVDNGTKSIVMVSASSGKPVEVQRVPLGQKTVYLKAECDFRDRKDTAHFFYSLDGKAWAAIGEPLKMPYTIPHFMGYRFGLFTYATKETGGYADFDYFRIIDTIVAKQ; encoded by the coding sequence ATGAAAACCATGCTTTCCCGATATGGTTTGCTTGTGCTTCTGCTGATTCAATTCTCAGCGATAGCACAAACCGCCCATAACCCCATTCTTTTTGCCGACGTACCCGACATGGCCATGATCCGCGTAGGCAATACCTACTATATGAGCAGCACGACCATGCACCTGAGTCCGGGCCTGCCGATCATGAAATCGAACGACCTGGTGAACTGGCAGATGGTCGGCTACGCCTACGATACGCTGGCGAGTGTAGATGCGCTGAACCTGACCAATGGCAAAAGCACCTACGGTCGTGGGTCATGGGCCAGCAGTCTGCGCTACCACAATGGCACCTATTATGTGACCACCTTCGCCCAGACAACGGGGAAAACGTATATCTACACGACGAAGAATATTGAAAAAGGCCCCTGGAAAGCCACTTCGTTTTCGCCGTCGTACCACGACCATAGCCTGTTTTTTGATGACGACGGGCGGGTTTACCTCATTTATGGAGCAGGAAAGCTCAAACTGGTCGAGCTTGCAGCCGATGCGTCAGGTGTAAAACCCGGCACCACCGAGCAGGTTATTATTGAAAACGCCAGTACCCCATCGGGAACGGGCGGTGGCCTGCCTGCCGAAGGATCGCAACTGTTCAAGGTCAACGGTAAGTATTATCTCTTCAACATCACCTGGCCCAAAGGCGGTATGCGGACGGTGGTCATTCACCGTGCCGACAAAATCACCGGCCCTTGGGAAGGCAAAATAGGGCTCCAGGATTTAGGGGTCGCACAGGGCGGGCTGATCGATACGCCCGATGGAAAATGGTATTCGTACCTGTTCCGCGACTTCGGCGGGGTGGGCCGGATTCCGTATCTGGTGCCGGTACGCTGGGAGGATGGCTGGCCTGTGCTGGGCGACAACGGCAAAGTGCCCCAAACGCTCAACCTGCCCGCCAGCAAAGGACTGATTCCCGGCATTGTAAACGCCGATGAGTTTGCCCGTAAAAAAGGTGAGCCCGCTCTACCACTCGTATGGCAGTGGAACCACAACCCCGACAACAGCCTCTGGTCGGTGTCGGAACGGAAAGGTTACCTGCGCCTGAAAACCGGCCGCACGGACACCTCATTCGTGATGGCCCGCAACACCCTTACCCAGCGCACCATCGGTCCCGAATGTTCGGGGTCGACCATGCTCGATGTCTCGAATCTGAAAGAAGGCGATTTTGCGGGACTGAGTCTGTTACAAAAGAATTACGGACTGGTGGGCGTGAAGGTCGATAACGGAACGAAATCGATTGTCATGGTGAGTGCCAGTTCGGGGAAACCGGTTGAGGTACAGCGCGTTCCGCTGGGCCAGAAAACGGTATACCTGAAAGCGGAATGCGATTTCCGCGACCGCAAAGACACCGCTCATTTCTTCTACAGCCTCGACGGTAAAGCCTGGGCCGCCATTGGCGAACCGCTAAAGATGCCGTACACTATCCCGCATTTTATGGGCTATCGCTTTGGATTGTTCACCTACGCCACCAAAGAAACAGGTGGCTACGCTGATTTTGATTACTTCCGAATCATAGATACAATCGTAGCGAAACAATGA
- a CDS encoding sialate O-acetylesterase, whose product MTMNRICLLLLFVCIGFSGYAQDKNFYIFLCFGQSNMEGNAKIEPQDTVNVNPRFQVMEAVDCPAINRTKGSWYTAVPPLCRCKTGLTPADYFGRELVANLPEKVRVGVINVAVGGCKIELFDKDHYEAYITTVPGWMKNFIKEYDGNPYARLVEMARLAQKDGVIKGILLHQGESNTNDTLWTKKVKVVYDNLMNDLDLKPRKVPLLAGETVNADQGGVCASMNKIIATLPQTIKNAHVISSAGCTDSADNLHFNAAGYRELGKRYATQMLSLLGYKPTASN is encoded by the coding sequence ATGACTATGAATCGAATCTGTTTACTACTACTTTTTGTCTGTATCGGCTTTAGCGGATACGCTCAGGACAAAAACTTTTACATCTTCCTCTGTTTCGGGCAATCCAACATGGAGGGGAATGCCAAAATCGAACCGCAGGACACCGTCAACGTGAACCCTCGGTTTCAGGTAATGGAAGCCGTGGACTGCCCAGCTATCAACCGAACAAAAGGGAGTTGGTACACCGCTGTGCCGCCCTTGTGCCGCTGCAAAACCGGGCTTACCCCCGCTGATTATTTTGGCCGCGAACTGGTGGCTAATCTCCCCGAAAAGGTCCGGGTGGGTGTGATTAACGTGGCCGTAGGTGGCTGCAAAATCGAGCTGTTTGACAAAGACCATTACGAAGCATACATCACGACGGTGCCGGGCTGGATGAAAAATTTCATCAAAGAATACGACGGAAATCCATACGCCCGACTGGTCGAGATGGCCAGGCTGGCGCAGAAAGACGGCGTCATAAAAGGCATTTTGCTTCATCAGGGCGAGTCGAACACCAACGATACACTCTGGACGAAAAAGGTGAAGGTGGTGTACGATAACCTGATGAACGACCTGGACCTGAAACCCAGAAAAGTGCCGTTGCTGGCGGGCGAAACGGTCAACGCGGATCAGGGTGGCGTTTGTGCGAGTATGAACAAGATCATTGCCACGTTGCCGCAAACTATCAAAAATGCCCACGTAATTTCATCGGCGGGCTGTACCGATTCGGCCGATAACCTGCACTTTAATGCCGCCGGTTATCGGGAGTTAGGCAAACGATACGCCACGCAAATGCTGTCGTTGCTGGGCTATAAACCGACCGCGTCCAACTAA
- a CDS encoding esterase family protein, protein MKRILYILLAVFSCGVSVLAQQRPPAISSPDVHPDHSITFRYFSRNAKKVMVSGEFLKAPVAMTKDTSGIWSVTVPPVKPDIYPYSFTVDSVQLADPSNTYIFANERFKRSIVDIPGDQPLVHSLQNVPHGKISYRYYKSGTLGTTRQLLVYTPPGFNANSKTNYPVLYLIHGGSDTEETWTKVGRANLIADNLIAQGKAKPMLIVMPYGNVRPAPMPDFTKDMINDIVPFVEANYPVIKESTGRAVAGFSVGGGQTLNIGLTNPSTFAYVCSYAPYTATDEFKANFSNWSPNAEQMNKQLKLFTISVGTEDFLYEPVKQNIAMFNEKKINVKPLIVPGGHTWMNCKLYLANTLPQLFR, encoded by the coding sequence ATGAAACGCATTTTATATATTCTTCTGGCTGTTTTTTCTTGTGGCGTTTCAGTCTTAGCCCAGCAACGACCACCAGCCATTAGTTCGCCCGATGTGCACCCCGACCACAGCATTACGTTCCGGTATTTCTCCCGAAACGCGAAAAAGGTGATGGTTTCCGGCGAGTTTTTGAAAGCGCCCGTTGCCATGACCAAAGATACCTCAGGCATCTGGAGCGTGACGGTGCCGCCAGTGAAGCCGGACATTTACCCGTATAGCTTTACCGTGGATAGCGTTCAACTGGCCGATCCCAGCAACACCTACATATTCGCCAACGAGCGGTTTAAGCGTAGCATCGTGGACATACCCGGCGATCAGCCCCTGGTGCATTCCTTGCAGAACGTACCCCACGGCAAGATCAGCTACCGCTATTATAAGTCCGGTACGTTGGGCACCACCCGTCAGTTGCTGGTGTACACCCCGCCTGGTTTCAACGCAAACAGCAAAACCAATTACCCGGTGCTGTATCTGATTCACGGCGGCTCCGACACCGAAGAAACCTGGACGAAAGTAGGTCGCGCTAACCTGATTGCGGATAACCTGATTGCGCAGGGCAAAGCTAAACCCATGCTCATCGTGATGCCTTACGGCAACGTTCGTCCGGCCCCCATGCCCGACTTTACCAAAGACATGATTAACGACATTGTTCCGTTTGTAGAAGCTAACTACCCCGTCATCAAGGAGAGCACAGGCCGGGCGGTGGCGGGCTTTTCGGTGGGGGGTGGCCAGACGCTCAACATCGGCCTGACCAACCCCTCTACGTTTGCTTACGTGTGCTCGTATGCGCCCTATACAGCCACCGACGAATTCAAAGCGAATTTTTCGAACTGGTCGCCCAATGCCGAACAGATGAACAAACAGCTGAAACTGTTTACGATCAGCGTCGGTACGGAAGACTTTTTGTATGAGCCGGTGAAGCAGAATATAGCGATGTTCAACGAGAAGAAAATCAACGTCAAACCACTCATCGTACCGGGTGGGCATACCTGGATGAACTGCAAGCTGTACCTCGCCAACACGTTGCCGCAGCTTTTTAGGTGA
- a CDS encoding esterase: protein MNQQQIRRFWLTWAIICLYNMALAQPPRGPLVVSPQVNADKTVTFRYQAPQAKSVELSAQFEKGPVPMAKDAQGIWSVTVGPVKPDIYPYNFRVDGISVMDPANVAFFPNERFKASLVDVPGDQPLIHAMRDVPHGSINYEYYPSMEGTTGSLVVYTPPGYDQKSKQKYPVYYLISGTTDTEETFFKVGKTNLILDNLLAEGKVNPMIIVMPYGNIAARVAEQKGGSKPADPTVRDGADAVKRANDFATDLVSNVIPYVEATYRAIPNRENRAIGGFSRGGGQTLRTAFSNMDKFAWVCAYSSYLSPQEMDGNFSQIVAKPDQTNKQLKLLWVSVGSDDFLYKGTVEFMDYLKAKKVNYKSLITDGGHTWMNVKTYVAATTPLLFQP from the coding sequence ATGAACCAACAACAAATCCGTCGATTTTGGCTTACCTGGGCCATAATCTGCCTGTACAACATGGCGCTGGCCCAGCCGCCCCGTGGGCCGCTGGTAGTATCGCCCCAGGTGAACGCCGACAAGACCGTTACATTCCGCTATCAGGCTCCGCAGGCCAAATCGGTAGAACTAAGTGCGCAGTTTGAGAAAGGCCCCGTGCCCATGGCCAAAGATGCGCAGGGCATCTGGAGCGTGACGGTTGGCCCTGTCAAGCCCGACATTTACCCCTACAACTTTCGGGTGGATGGCATATCGGTGATGGACCCTGCCAACGTAGCGTTCTTTCCCAACGAGCGGTTCAAGGCAAGCCTCGTCGACGTGCCCGGCGATCAGCCCCTGATCCATGCCATGCGCGATGTGCCCCACGGTTCCATCAACTACGAATATTACCCGTCGATGGAAGGGACAACGGGTTCGCTGGTCGTGTATACGCCACCGGGTTATGACCAGAAGTCAAAACAGAAATACCCGGTCTACTACCTCATCAGTGGCACAACCGATACCGAAGAGACCTTTTTTAAAGTCGGCAAAACCAACCTGATCCTGGATAATCTGCTAGCCGAAGGCAAAGTGAACCCCATGATCATTGTCATGCCCTATGGCAACATAGCGGCCCGAGTAGCCGAGCAAAAAGGAGGCTCAAAACCCGCCGACCCAACCGTTCGCGACGGAGCCGATGCGGTGAAACGCGCCAACGATTTTGCGACGGATCTGGTGAGTAACGTCATTCCGTACGTCGAGGCAACCTACCGGGCTATTCCCAATCGCGAGAATCGGGCCATTGGTGGATTTTCGCGTGGGGGTGGGCAAACGCTACGGACAGCCTTTAGCAATATGGACAAGTTTGCCTGGGTGTGTGCCTACAGTTCGTACTTATCGCCCCAGGAAATGGATGGTAACTTCAGCCAGATCGTGGCCAAACCCGACCAGACCAATAAGCAACTCAAACTGCTGTGGGTGAGCGTCGGTAGCGACGACTTTCTGTACAAAGGCACCGTGGAGTTTATGGACTACCTGAAGGCGAAAAAGGTAAACTACAAAAGCCTGATCACCGACGGCGGCCATACCTGGATGAATGTGAAAACGTACGTTGCTGCCACCACGCCACTACTCTTCCAACCCTAA
- a CDS encoding VOC family protein — translation MITPKCVTTTLLVFCCVLSALAQSNFTSKTIGVGVVVADIERSLDFYVNGIGMVKTGSFTINEEFGKRSGLTNGVATNVTILKLENSPEATDWKLMSFGKKASHPKPTYIQDDTGMQYITIQVKALQPIIDRLTQMKVKFLGSTPTPLNDKAQFVFVQDPDGNFIELIGPLE, via the coding sequence ATGATTACCCCTAAATGTGTCACAACAACACTATTGGTGTTTTGCTGTGTACTGAGCGCTCTGGCACAGTCTAATTTTACCAGTAAAACCATTGGCGTGGGGGTGGTAGTCGCCGACATCGAACGCTCGCTTGACTTTTACGTGAATGGCATCGGCATGGTTAAAACGGGCAGCTTCACGATCAACGAAGAGTTCGGGAAACGCTCCGGCCTGACCAATGGTGTAGCCACAAACGTAACCATCCTGAAACTCGAAAACAGCCCCGAAGCCACCGACTGGAAACTGATGAGCTTCGGCAAGAAGGCGTCACATCCGAAGCCAACATACATTCAGGATGATACGGGCATGCAGTACATCACCATTCAGGTGAAAGCGCTACAACCTATTATTGACCGGCTAACGCAGATGAAGGTGAAGTTTTTGGGTAGTACGCCCACACCCCTGAACGACAAGGCGCAGTTCGTTTTTGTGCAGGATCCTGATGGAAATTTTATTGAACTGATTGGTCCGCTGGAATAA
- a CDS encoding alpha/beta hydrolase-fold protein, whose amino-acid sequence MTFKTLAAFVGATLISASSYSQMASAIAEDFKPSSLNQPGQEYPQVNSQGYARFRILAPKADSVRVSLGLGGRGGTILTKGADGFWTGTTEGPMDEGFHYYNVKIDGGKFNDPGALNYYGSVRWESGIEIPAHDQDFYALKDVPHGNVQQILFPSKSTGTSRRAFVYTPPGYEKDKSKKYPVLYLQHGWGEDETAWSNQGHANLIMDNLIADGKIKPFIIVMTYGMTNEVKFGKIREFKIDPFQTVLVDELIPYVDANFRSLANRDNRAMAGLSMGGMETKMITLNKPDVFGYYGLLSGGLYTPDDINGKVKPKLVFISCGSKEKPDGVTKAVTDLKGAGYNAVSYVSEKTGHEFQTWRRSLHELAPLLFK is encoded by the coding sequence ATGACTTTCAAAACACTAGCTGCATTCGTGGGAGCCACGTTAATCAGCGCAAGTAGTTATTCGCAAATGGCGTCGGCCATCGCGGAAGATTTCAAACCGTCCTCGCTCAACCAGCCGGGGCAGGAGTACCCGCAGGTAAATTCGCAGGGTTACGCCCGGTTCCGGATACTGGCCCCCAAAGCCGATAGTGTCCGGGTGAGCCTGGGGCTGGGCGGCCGGGGAGGAACCATCCTAACCAAAGGGGCCGACGGCTTCTGGACTGGCACGACGGAAGGCCCGATGGACGAAGGCTTTCATTATTATAACGTTAAGATCGACGGCGGGAAATTTAACGATCCGGGTGCCCTGAATTACTATGGGTCCGTGCGCTGGGAAAGCGGCATTGAGATACCGGCTCATGATCAGGATTTTTATGCCCTGAAAGACGTCCCGCATGGGAATGTGCAGCAGATTCTGTTCCCTTCTAAAAGCACCGGTACATCCCGCCGGGCGTTTGTGTACACGCCACCGGGCTACGAAAAAGACAAATCGAAAAAATACCCAGTGCTGTATCTGCAACACGGTTGGGGCGAAGACGAAACGGCCTGGAGCAATCAGGGGCACGCGAACCTGATTATGGACAACCTGATCGCCGACGGTAAAATCAAGCCGTTCATTATCGTGATGACTTATGGTATGACCAATGAAGTGAAATTTGGGAAGATCAGAGAATTCAAGATCGACCCATTCCAGACGGTTCTCGTCGATGAACTGATTCCGTACGTGGATGCTAATTTCCGCAGCCTTGCCAATCGGGATAATCGGGCTATGGCGGGTCTGTCGATGGGGGGCATGGAAACCAAAATGATTACCCTCAATAAGCCGGATGTGTTTGGGTACTATGGCCTGCTCAGCGGTGGTCTATACACGCCAGACGACATCAACGGCAAGGTGAAACCGAAGCTTGTATTCATTAGCTGCGGGAGCAAAGAAAAACCAGATGGCGTAACCAAAGCGGTGACTGACCTGAAAGGAGCCGGGTACAATGCCGTCTCGTACGTTTCAGAGAAAACGGGGCACGAATTTCAAACCTGGCGTCGGAGTCTACACGAGCTTGCCCCGTTGCTGTTTAAGTAA
- a CDS encoding glycoside hydrolase family 127 protein, producing MKTTLLHITLFLLLSLSSFSQMQPFTLQEVKLTGGPFKNAQDIDLKYILALNPDKLLAPYLIDAGLPVKAPRYGNWESSGLDGHIGGHYLSALAMMYASTGDAELKKRLDYMVDQLAQCQAKNGNGYVGGIPQGKVFWERIHKGDIDGSSFGLNNTWVPLYNIHKLFAGLRDAYEYAGNQQARQVLIGLGDWFVELIKPLSDEQIQQVLRTEHGGINETFADLYILTNDKKYLETAQRISHRAILEPLLEKQDKLTGLHANTQIPKVIGFEKIATLTGKADWSEAARYFWQNVSQTRSVAFGGNSVREHFNPTTDFSQVLRSNQGPETCNSFNMLRLSKALFLDKNDVSYLDFYERTLYNHILSSQHPEKGGFVYFTPIRPNHYRVYSQPETSMWCCVGSGIENHTKYGELIYSHTANDLFVNLFIPSTVNWTDKSVKLTQRTEFPYQNQSELLIETTKPQEFSVHIRYPKWAENFTVLVNGKVQSVDAKPASYVAVRRKWKSGDKVTVRFNTSTRLEYLPDGSNWAAFVNGPIVLAAKTSTNDLTGLFADDSRMGHETKGKLYPLTNAYALVGNPATYLTQLKPANRLRFKLDSLTLQPFYEVHDARYQMYFPTFTKAAFDEQKARLKQQEAEALALDANTVDKVNCGEQQPEVDHQYKGDKSDSGYDDEQFWRRTRSFVTYQLQNKNQMGKYVDIRALDTIKLDNLNFLINDKPADILLSEGKTIRLKADSQDVISLKITAINGTTTPRFNQIRLVTQ from the coding sequence TTGAAAACGACTCTACTCCATATCACCCTCTTCCTCCTGCTCAGCCTCTCATCGTTTTCGCAGATGCAGCCGTTTACGTTGCAGGAGGTAAAGCTGACGGGCGGCCCCTTCAAGAATGCCCAGGATATTGACCTGAAGTATATTCTGGCCCTGAACCCGGATAAACTCCTGGCTCCGTACCTGATCGATGCTGGACTACCGGTAAAAGCTCCTCGCTACGGCAACTGGGAAAGCTCGGGGCTGGATGGCCATATCGGCGGTCATTACCTGTCGGCTCTGGCCATGATGTATGCTTCGACTGGGGATGCCGAACTGAAAAAACGACTCGACTACATGGTCGACCAATTGGCGCAGTGCCAGGCTAAAAATGGCAATGGGTACGTGGGCGGCATTCCGCAGGGGAAGGTGTTCTGGGAGCGGATTCACAAAGGCGATATCGACGGCAGCAGTTTCGGACTGAACAACACCTGGGTGCCACTGTACAACATTCACAAGCTGTTTGCGGGCCTGCGCGATGCCTATGAATACGCCGGAAATCAGCAGGCCAGACAAGTGCTGATTGGCCTGGGCGATTGGTTTGTGGAACTAATAAAACCTCTGTCCGACGAGCAGATTCAGCAGGTACTACGCACCGAACATGGCGGTATCAACGAAACCTTTGCCGATCTGTACATTCTGACCAACGACAAAAAGTACCTCGAAACGGCGCAGCGGATTTCGCACCGGGCCATTCTGGAACCGCTGCTGGAAAAACAGGATAAACTGACGGGTCTGCACGCCAATACGCAGATTCCGAAGGTAATTGGGTTTGAGAAAATCGCCACGCTCACGGGTAAGGCCGACTGGTCGGAAGCGGCCCGGTATTTCTGGCAAAACGTGTCGCAGACGCGTAGTGTGGCATTCGGTGGCAACAGCGTGCGGGAGCATTTCAACCCAACTACGGATTTCAGCCAGGTGCTACGCTCGAATCAGGGGCCGGAGACCTGCAACTCATTCAATATGCTTCGCCTGAGCAAAGCCCTGTTTCTGGACAAAAACGATGTGAGCTATCTGGATTTCTACGAACGGACGCTCTATAACCACATTCTGTCGAGCCAGCATCCCGAAAAAGGCGGTTTCGTGTATTTCACGCCCATTCGGCCTAACCACTACCGGGTGTATTCGCAGCCCGAAACCAGCATGTGGTGCTGCGTGGGGTCGGGGATCGAAAACCACACCAAATACGGCGAATTGATCTATAGTCACACAGCCAACGATCTGTTCGTCAACCTGTTCATTCCATCGACGGTGAACTGGACGGACAAAAGTGTAAAACTCACCCAGCGCACGGAATTTCCGTACCAAAATCAGTCTGAATTACTCATAGAGACAACAAAACCACAGGAATTTTCTGTACACATCCGCTATCCTAAATGGGCCGAAAACTTCACCGTTCTGGTGAATGGCAAGGTTCAATCGGTGGATGCAAAACCGGCGAGCTACGTGGCCGTTCGCCGGAAATGGAAGTCGGGCGATAAAGTGACGGTACGCTTCAACACCTCGACGCGGCTGGAGTATTTGCCCGACGGCTCGAACTGGGCGGCCTTTGTGAACGGCCCCATTGTGCTGGCCGCCAAAACATCGACAAACGACCTGACCGGGCTCTTTGCCGACGACAGCCGGATGGGGCACGAAACAAAAGGCAAACTGTATCCACTCACCAACGCTTATGCACTCGTGGGCAACCCTGCCACGTACCTGACACAGCTCAAGCCCGCAAACAGGCTCCGCTTCAAGCTGGACTCGCTGACACTACAGCCGTTTTACGAGGTACATGATGCGCGTTACCAGATGTATTTTCCAACGTTTACCAAAGCAGCCTTCGACGAGCAGAAAGCCCGGTTGAAACAGCAGGAAGCCGAGGCTCTGGCTCTCGACGCCAACACGGTTGATAAGGTAAATTGTGGCGAACAGCAGCCCGAAGTTGACCACCAGTACAAAGGCGACAAGAGCGATTCCGGCTACGACGACGAGCAGTTCTGGCGACGTACCCGTTCGTTTGTCACATACCAGCTACAGAACAAAAACCAGATGGGTAAGTACGTTGACATCCGTGCTTTAGACACTATCAAGCTGGACAATTTGAACTTCCTGATCAATGACAAACCAGCCGATATTCTTTTGTCAGAGGGGAAAACGATCCGGCTCAAAGCTGATAGTCAGGATGTGATTTCACTGAAAATCACGGCTATAAATGGAACGACTACTCCTCGCTTTAATCAAATTAGACTTGTAACGCAGTAA